In Drosophila santomea strain STO CAGO 1482 chromosome 3L, Prin_Dsan_1.1, whole genome shotgun sequence, a single window of DNA contains:
- the LOC120448886 gene encoding MOXD1 homolog 2 isoform X2: protein MLMLGYENATHTVLRFRRKLDTCDPSHDIAITNDTMRLLYMYHAQDPPHGSVRPGTLPDPARAFRPYRPMVLMQRAQLPIPSPTHDERVRVLELRNEDVELPAGDLPLFWCKMFKLEDINRKHHLIRYEPIYDSSSSVHYLQHITLHECQGAHAELEEMAREQGRPCLGARSIPLACNAIVASWSRGSEGFTYPHEAGYPIESRQAKYYLMETHYNNLKPDFAQLHARQMADNSGLKIYFTHVLRPNDAGILSIGMDPNWRHIIPPGQKRVVSEGQCIEDCTGYAFPQQGINIFAVMMRTHQIGKEVKLRQIRQTEELPPIAHDSNIDVAYQDFRRLPQSVHSMPGDRLIAECIYDSSSRKAITLGGLTMKEESCTVLTLYYPRQKKLTTCHSLPSLPTVLHSLGIEQLATDSNPVLISSPPELAGMTLEARLISYDWENQFGEFQEATRKGSFKPICWGAKNHVVPGSEFLEGYSINVTKTYKKHRRCKPKRPLAPPTERTAPPPASDLSELPVLHELDNNNIIEGAARSSRSSATDVHGLSRGSGRHFISCLLWLGASSWWLLLMLRT, encoded by the exons AACGACACGATGCGCCTGCTGTACATGTACCACGCCCAGGATCCGCCGCACGGCTCGGTGCGTCCTGGCACCCTTCCGGATCCGGCCCGCGCCTTCCGCCCCTACCGCCCCATGGTCCTCATGCAGCGCGCCCAGCTGCCGATACCCTCACCCACGCACGACGAGCGCGTGCGAGTCCTCGAGCTGCGCAACGAGGATGTGGAGCTGCCCGCCGGCGACCTTCCGCTCTTCTGGTGCAAGATGTTTAAGCTTGAGGACATCAATCGCAAGCACCACCTGATCCGG TACGAGCCGATTTATGATTCATCGTCCAGCGTGCACTACTTGCAGCACATAACGCTGCACGAGTGCCAGGGTGCCCACGcggagctggaggagatggCACGCGAGCAGGGACGCCCGTGCCTCGGAGCCCGATCCATTCCGCTGGCGTGCAACGCCATCGTGGCCTCCTGGTCGCGCGGCAGCGAG GGCTTTACTTATCCACATGAGGCCGGCTACCCGATCGAGTCGCGACAAgcgaaatattatttaatggAGACCCATTACAACAATTTGAAGCCCGACTTTGCCCAATTGCACGCCAGACAAATGGCGGATAATTCGGGTTTGAAAATCTACTTTACGCACGTCCTGCGACCTAACGATGCTGGCATACTGTCAATCG GAATGGACCCCAACTGGCGACACATCATCCCGCCGGGCCAGAAGCGGGTCGTTTCCGAGGGGCAGTGCATCGAGGACTGCACCGGCTACGCCTTCCCCCAGCAGGGCATCAACATATTCGCGGTGATGATGCGCACCCACCAGATCGGCAAGGAGGTCAAGTTACGCCAG ATACGACAAACCGAGGAGCTGCCGCCAATTGCACACGACAGCAATATAGATGTTGCCTATCAGGACTTTCGACGTTTGCCACAATCAGTGCATTCCATGCCCGGGGATAGACTCATCGCCGAATGCATTTATGACAGTTCGTCACGAAAGGCAATTACCCTGG GTGGCCTTACCATGAAAGAAGAAAGCTGCACGGTGCTGACACTCTACTATCCACGCCAGAAGAAGCTGACAACGTGTCACTCACTGCCGAGTCTGCCCACAGTGTTGCACTCGCTTGGCATCGAGCAACTGGCAAC CGACTCAAACCCCGTGCTTATATCATCGCCGCCCGAATTGGCCGGAATGACACTGGAGGCACGTCTGATATCCTACGACTGGGAGAATCAATTTGGCGAATTCCAGGAGGCCACACGCAAGGGCAGCTTCAAGCCCATTTGCTGGGGGGCCAAGAATCATGTGGTGCCG GGCTCCGAGTTCCTCGAGGGCTACAGCATAAATGTGACCAAGACGTACAAAAAGCACCGGCGGTGCAAACCAAAGCGGCCCTTGGCCCCGCCCACCGAGCGCACCGCCCCGCCGCCCGCGTCCGACCTCAGCGAGCTACCGGTGCTCCACGAGCtggacaacaacaacattatcGAGGGAGCGGCGCGGAGCAGTCGCAGCTCGGCCACCGACGTCCACGGCCTGAGCCGCGGGAGCGGTCGCCACTTCATCAGCTGCCTGCTCTGGCTGGGCGCCTCGTCCTGGTGGCTCCTGCTGATGCTTAGGACGTGA